One genomic window of Gossypium hirsutum isolate 1008001.06 chromosome D11, Gossypium_hirsutum_v2.1, whole genome shotgun sequence includes the following:
- the LOC121223174 gene encoding uncharacterized protein: MREHITRMQAIVQGNSSSIQALEAQLGQLASNLSTRPPSSLPCDTENPSSWGKEHCKAITLRSGKQTEKLFLDSTIVPPNTDGVITGANVESEEFVNASNKEVPKIVTHMPNVRPSKLSRQSKMSAKKKLIGIETIALTEGCSVVLKNKLPPKLKDPRSFTIPCSIGNHYLGKALCDLGANINLMSLSTFIKLGIGHMKSTAVTLELVDRSLAQPKGKIKDVLIRMDKFVYPDNFIILYCEADKEEKEECHTIDVLDDLIEEEFNDQSTVLFEELQ; encoded by the exons ATGCGGGAGCATATTACTCGTATGCAAGCTATCgtacaagggaattcatcttccattcAAGCATTGGAAgcacaattaggacaacttgcttcaaaTCTGAGTACTCGACCACCAAGCTCATTACCCTGTGACACGGAAAATCCTAGTTCGTGGGGGAAAGAACATTGTaaggctatcactcttaggagtggCAAACAAACTGAAAAATTGTTTTTAGACTCTACTATAGTACCTCCAAATACGGATGGTGTGATCACTGGTGCGAATGTTGAATCTGAAGAATTTGTCAATGCATCAAACAAAGAAGTTCCAAAAATTGTAactcatatgcctaatgtccGACCTTCGAAATTGTCAAGGCAATCAAAGATGTCAGC GAAGAAGAAGCTTATTGGtattgaaactattgcactcacagaagGCTGTAGTGTTGTTTTGAAAAACAAGTTGCCccctaaattgaaagatcctAGGAGCTTTAcaatcccatgttcaattggaaatcattatttAGGCAAGGCTTTATGCGACTTGGGAGCTAACATTAACCTAATGTCATTATCCACTTTCATaaagttgggaattggtcacatgaaatcTACTGCAGTGACATTAGAACTAGTTGATCGATCCTTGGCTCAACCTAAAGGGAAAATAAAAGATGTCTTAATTCGAATGGATAAATTCGTTTATCCGGATAATTTTATCATACTTTACTGTGAGGCAGACAAAGAG GAAAAAGAAGAATGTCATACTATtgatgtgctagatgatctaattgaggaagaattcaatgaccaaagcacTGTACTTTTTGAAGAGTTGCAATGA